The nucleotide window AAAATTGACCCGTGAAAAGGGATTAAAACTTTCTTTTCTGCATTAATCATTTTGTTTTTATATAAATTGACCATTTATCTTCTTGACAAAATGGACAAAAATTACTACTATTAAAATGATTAATAATAGGAGGTAAGAATGTTCGTGGCGTCCACCGAACTCAAAAGAAATCTTGGTAAATTTTTAAAGCTTGCAGAAAAACAAGAAATGATAATTATTAAAAGAGGGAAACCTATTGCCAAGCTTGTTCCCATAAAAGAAAGAGAAACACCCATTACCAACACTCTGTTTGGAGCGATTAAAAAGGCAGAAGTTGATCTAAAAAAGGAAAGAGCAGAAAGACTGAAAAAATATGAAAGTGCTCATTGATACCAATGTTATCCTTGATTTTCTTATTGCCAGAGAACCATTCGCACCGGCAGCAAAGGAAATTATTACTTTAGCGGAGAAAGACAAAATAGAGGCATTCCTTACTGCTTCAAGCGTTACCGATATTTTTTACATCCTCAAAAAATACACTGATAGAGAAAAGGCTAAAGAGATTTTAAGTCAGCTTTTTGAAATAGTTGATGTCATTGAGGTTACTAAAGGCGACACAAAAAAAGCACTAAATTTAGACCTGAGGGATTTTGAAGATGCCCTTCAGGCGTGGTGTGGTAAGAAAAAAAAGGTTAACTACATAGTGACCAGAAATGAGAAAGATT belongs to Deltaproteobacteria bacterium and includes:
- a CDS encoding PIN domain-containing protein → MKVLIDTNVILDFLIAREPFAPAAKEIITLAEKDKIEAFLTASSVTDIFYILKKYTDREKAKEILSQLFEIVDVIEVTKGDTKKALNLDLRDFEDALQAWCGKKKKVNYIVTRNEKDFRNSPVKIISPVELIKLFKS
- a CDS encoding type II toxin-antitoxin system prevent-host-death family antitoxin gives rise to the protein MFVASTELKRNLGKFLKLAEKQEMIIIKRGKPIAKLVPIKERETPITNTLFGAIKKAEVDLKKERAERLKKYESAH